The proteins below are encoded in one region of Leptotrichia sp. oral taxon 218:
- the fmt gene encoding methionyl-tRNA formyltransferase, translating to MKTIFMGTPEFAIPSLEVVAKNTDLKAIFTKEDKVNARGNKIIFSPVKQFGIDNEIEVIQPKKIKDEKIIEKIKEINPDLIVVVAYGKILPKEIIDIPKYGIINVHSSLLPKYRGASPIHSAILNGDTKSGVSIMYIEEGLDSGDVILQESCDILENDTLGTLHDKLKDLGAIGLEKALKLIETGKVEATKQDESLATFVKPITKEQAKIDWNNTKEVIFNQVRGLNPFPAAHTFNEKDENIKIYKTEKLDKEYEGQNGQIVDIINKKGPVVKVKNGALVLLEVKFQGKKLQRGVDVINGRKMAIGECLK from the coding sequence TTGAAAACAATATTTATGGGAACGCCAGAATTTGCAATTCCAAGTTTGGAAGTTGTGGCAAAAAATACGGATTTGAAGGCAATTTTTACGAAAGAAGATAAAGTTAATGCCAGAGGAAACAAAATAATTTTTTCGCCAGTAAAACAGTTTGGAATTGATAACGAAATTGAAGTTATTCAGCCAAAAAAAATAAAAGATGAAAAAATAATTGAAAAAATAAAAGAGATAAATCCAGATTTAATCGTAGTTGTGGCTTATGGAAAGATTTTACCAAAAGAAATTATAGATATACCAAAATATGGAATAATTAATGTTCACTCTTCGCTTTTACCAAAATACAGAGGTGCTTCTCCGATTCACTCAGCAATTTTAAACGGTGACACGAAAAGTGGCGTGAGCATAATGTACATTGAGGAAGGATTGGATTCAGGCGATGTGATATTGCAAGAAAGCTGTGATATTTTGGAGAATGACACGCTTGGAACTTTGCACGACAAGTTGAAGGATTTGGGAGCAATAGGACTTGAAAAAGCACTGAAATTGATTGAAACTGGAAAGGTCGAAGCTACAAAACAAGATGAGAGTCTTGCAACATTTGTAAAACCAATTACGAAAGAACAGGCTAAAATTGATTGGAATAATACAAAAGAAGTGATTTTTAATCAAGTTCGAGGGTTAAATCCATTTCCAGCAGCACATACTTTTAATGAAAAAGATGAAAATATAAAAATTTATAAAACTGAAAAATTAGATAAAGAATATGAAGGACAAAATGGTCAAATTGTCGATATTATAAACAAAAAAGGACCTGTTGTAAAAGTTAAAAATGGAGCTTTAGTTTTACTTGAAGTGAAATTTCAAGGGAAAAAACTTCAAAGAGGAGTAGATGTAATTAACGGAAGAAAAATGGCTATTGGTGAATGTTTAAAATAA
- a CDS encoding adenine phosphoribosyltransferase yields the protein MNKKEKEFVANLVRSIEDFPEKGVIFRDITTALKNKEGLQIIIKDLTERYKDKGIDYVVGADARGFIFGAAIAYNIGAGFVPARKPGKLPAEVESVEYSLEYGKNSIEIHKDAFSKNDRILIVDDLLATGGTAKAMVQLVEKLGAKVVELAFMIELADLKGRELLDGYEVYSQLIY from the coding sequence ATGAATAAAAAAGAAAAAGAATTTGTTGCAAATTTAGTGAGAAGTATAGAGGATTTTCCTGAAAAAGGTGTAATTTTTAGAGATATTACAACGGCTCTTAAAAATAAAGAGGGATTACAAATTATTATAAAAGATTTGACAGAGAGATATAAAGATAAAGGAATTGACTATGTCGTAGGAGCTGATGCCAGAGGATTTATTTTTGGTGCTGCAATTGCTTATAATATTGGAGCAGGATTTGTTCCAGCAAGAAAGCCAGGAAAATTACCCGCTGAAGTTGAAAGCGTCGAGTATAGCTTGGAATATGGGAAAAATAGCATAGAAATTCATAAAGATGCTTTTTCTAAAAATGATAGAATATTAATAGTCGACGATTTATTGGCAACTGGTGGAACTGCTAAAGCGATGGTTCAATTAGTGGAAAAATTGGGAGCTAAAGTTGTGGAATTAGCATTTATGATTGAACTTGCCGATTTAAAAGGAAGAGAACTTTTAGATGGATACGAAGTATATTCTCAGCTAATTTACTAA
- a CDS encoding redox-sensing transcriptional repressor Rex yields MKFKKLEISEKVIQRLTEYLSILKDIQKYENEINSIELAKIMNTTSAQVRKDLSTFGDFGVRGKGYDISKLIEIIEDILGINRVNNVIIVGHGKMGEMISSNSNVLGKGFQIVGIFDKDKDKIGKVVSENLEIRDVNYVKEFRENFCGEVDTAILAVVKEQAQFAAEQLVKNGIKAILNMTTYKLELGSDITVVNIDISAKLQELNFWRLNKEEK; encoded by the coding sequence ATGAAATTTAAAAAATTGGAAATTTCAGAAAAAGTGATTCAGAGATTGACAGAATATTTATCAATTTTAAAAGATATTCAAAAATATGAAAATGAAATTAATTCAATTGAACTTGCCAAAATAATGAACACTACATCGGCACAAGTCAGAAAAGATTTATCCACTTTTGGAGATTTTGGTGTGCGTGGAAAAGGTTATGATATTTCTAAGTTAATTGAAATTATTGAAGATATTTTAGGAATAAATAGAGTGAATAATGTTATAATTGTTGGACACGGGAAAATGGGAGAAATGATTTCATCAAACAGCAATGTTTTGGGAAAAGGGTTTCAGATTGTTGGAATTTTTGACAAAGATAAAGATAAAATAGGAAAAGTTGTTTCTGAAAATCTTGAAATTCGTGATGTCAATTATGTAAAGGAATTTAGAGAAAATTTTTGTGGAGAAGTTGATACGGCAATTCTTGCTGTTGTAAAGGAACAGGCGCAATTCGCTGCAGAACAGCTTGTAAAAAATGGAATAAAAGCCATTTTGAATATGACGACTTACAAACTTGAGCTAGGTTCGGATATAACAGTTGTCAATATTGACATTTCGGCAAAATTGCAAGAGTTAAATTTTTGGAGATTGAATAAAGAAGAAAAATAA
- a CDS encoding NUDIX hydrolase: protein MEELRPRIRVAGILIEDDKILLIQHKKNDKKYWLIPGGGNDWGESTKEAVIREYKEETNLDIKVDKFLFFSETISPDKSRHVLNLFYSVHRENRDDKVMKLGHEAVLADLKFFGKDEIKKLTIYPNIKDNLIKIMNGEKVEDYLGNLWND, encoded by the coding sequence ATGGAAGAGTTAAGACCTCGCATAAGAGTGGCAGGAATACTTATTGAAGATGATAAAATCTTATTAATTCAGCACAAAAAAAATGATAAAAAATATTGGCTAATTCCTGGTGGCGGAAATGACTGGGGAGAAAGTACAAAAGAGGCTGTAATTCGTGAATATAAAGAAGAGACAAATCTTGACATAAAAGTCGATAAATTTCTATTCTTTTCTGAAACAATTTCGCCAGATAAAAGTCGACATGTACTAAATTTATTTTATAGCGTTCACAGAGAAAATAGAGATGACAAAGTTATGAAATTGGGACATGAAGCTGTACTTGCAGATTTAAAATTTTTTGGAAAAGATGAAATAAAAAAATTGACGATTTATCCGAATATTAAAGATAATCTTATTAAAATTATGAATGGGGAAAAAGTTGAAGATTATTTAGGAAATTTATGGAATGACTAA
- the folD gene encoding bifunctional methylenetetrahydrofolate dehydrogenase/methenyltetrahydrofolate cyclohydrolase FolD, with protein sequence MGKLIDGKVLSQKIFENIKEEHDKIKEKIGRSAGLAVIIVGENAASQVYVRNKIRACEKVGFYSENIKLPENITQEELLCEIRKLNEDKKIDGILVQLPLPKHINELKVINEIASSKDVDGFHTENIGKMMIGDKTGFLPCTPYGIMQMLEEYKIELLGKDAVIVGRSNIVGKPLALLLIQSGATVQVCNSKTKNLSEKLQKADIVVAAVGVPKLIKGRDIKENAVVIDVGINRVDGKLCGDVDFDEIFEKASFITPVPGGVGPMTIASLIKNTFKSYKNKL encoded by the coding sequence ATGGGAAAACTTATTGATGGAAAAGTGCTTTCACAAAAAATTTTTGAAAATATAAAAGAAGAGCACGATAAAATTAAAGAAAAAATTGGGAGAAGTGCGGGACTTGCAGTGATTATAGTCGGAGAAAATGCGGCTTCGCAAGTGTATGTGAGAAATAAAATAAGAGCTTGTGAAAAAGTTGGATTTTATTCTGAAAATATAAAATTGCCAGAGAACATTACGCAAGAAGAGTTGCTTTGCGAAATAAGAAAATTAAATGAAGATAAAAAAATTGACGGAATTTTGGTGCAATTGCCACTTCCAAAGCATATTAATGAATTAAAAGTTATAAATGAAATTGCAAGTTCAAAAGATGTTGACGGATTTCACACTGAAAACATTGGAAAAATGATGATAGGTGACAAGACAGGTTTTTTGCCATGCACTCCGTATGGAATTATGCAAATGCTTGAAGAGTATAAAATTGAACTTTTGGGAAAAGATGCTGTAATTGTTGGAAGAAGTAATATAGTTGGAAAACCGCTTGCACTGCTTTTAATTCAAAGTGGAGCGACTGTGCAAGTTTGTAATTCAAAAACTAAAAATTTGAGCGAGAAATTACAAAAAGCTGATATAGTTGTCGCAGCCGTTGGAGTTCCTAAATTGATAAAAGGTAGAGATATAAAAGAAAATGCGGTTGTAATTGATGTGGGAATAAATCGTGTGGATGGAAAACTTTGTGGAGATGTGGATTTTGACGAAATTTTTGAAAAAGCTAGTTTTATAACACCAGTTCCTGGCGGAGTTGGACCTATGACAATTGCAAGTCTTATAAAAAATACATTTAAAAGTTATAAAAATAAATTATAA
- the sufU gene encoding Fe-S cluster assembly sulfur transfer protein SufU produces the protein MDLERIYQQTILEYSRRKELNHEMDNPTYVERGHNPNCGDDLTLELKVENNIIVDAAFIGSGCAISTASMAMLIDLIKGKTLEEAKEKVDIFFKMMSIDENKEKLTKEEMKKLGDAVLLEYVAKMPARVKCATLSWHSLKVIVENKK, from the coding sequence ATGGATTTGGAGAGAATTTATCAGCAGACAATATTGGAATATAGCCGTAGAAAAGAATTAAATCATGAAATGGACAATCCAACTTATGTGGAAAGAGGTCACAATCCAAATTGTGGAGATGACTTGACATTGGAATTAAAAGTGGAAAATAATATCATTGTGGATGCGGCATTTATCGGCTCTGGGTGTGCTATTTCGACTGCTTCAATGGCAATGTTAATTGATTTGATAAAAGGAAAAACTTTGGAAGAAGCAAAAGAAAAAGTTGACATTTTTTTCAAAATGATGAGCATAGATGAAAATAAAGAAAAATTGACAAAGGAAGAAATGAAAAAATTAGGAGATGCAGTGCTTTTGGAATATGTGGCTAAAATGCCAGCTCGGGTAAAATGTGCTACGCTTAGTTGGCATTCACTAAAAGTGATTGTAGAAAATAAAAAATAA
- a CDS encoding hemolysin family protein, with the protein MDIVLFIVVLFFTAFLSTAESALLSLRQIHLINGDNEKDVKEGKLLKLWLKNPNELLTTLLFVKTILCSFLIFLEVNLIKQFVEKKLYFYLAFFIFSIIILIFAEMIPRLIARVKVYEISKTAIIPLNTLRIAIKPIISLFIHISRFIMKMFKIEVKDQMFEITEEEILTFVKAGTQSGAIEEGEEEMISSIIEFADMTVKEILTPRRDVFALDSESKLEDVWEEILEQEFTRMPIYTGTIDNIVGTVHIKDLLRYANDKSSGNLSMKEFMKEAYYVPITKSLVELLEEFKTKQLHMAIVIDEYGGTQGIVTIEDLLEEIVGEIRDEFDKEEESIQKIRERIFDVKGDTLIEEINEKLDLDIPLSEEYDTISGYIQDKLGKVADVFDQIKEDNFVMKVLDTDNKRVERVRIVILEKKEEE; encoded by the coding sequence ATGGATATTGTGTTATTTATAGTTGTGCTGTTTTTTACAGCATTTTTATCGACAGCTGAATCAGCGCTTTTATCACTTAGGCAAATTCATTTGATTAACGGTGATAATGAAAAAGATGTAAAAGAGGGAAAACTTTTAAAATTGTGGTTGAAAAATCCAAATGAGCTTTTGACAACGCTTTTGTTTGTAAAAACAATTTTGTGTTCTTTTCTAATTTTTTTAGAAGTAAATTTAATAAAACAATTTGTTGAGAAAAAATTATATTTTTATTTAGCATTTTTCATTTTCTCAATAATAATTTTAATATTTGCTGAAATGATTCCAAGGCTTATCGCAAGAGTAAAAGTTTATGAAATTTCAAAAACTGCGATAATTCCGTTAAATACATTAAGAATTGCGATAAAACCAATTATTTCGCTTTTTATACACATTTCACGATTTATTATGAAAATGTTTAAAATAGAAGTGAAAGATCAGATGTTTGAAATAACAGAAGAAGAAATTTTAACATTTGTAAAAGCGGGAACTCAAAGTGGAGCTATTGAAGAAGGCGAAGAAGAAATGATCTCAAGTATAATAGAATTTGCCGATATGACTGTGAAAGAGATCTTGACACCAAGAAGAGATGTTTTTGCGTTAGATTCTGAAAGTAAGCTAGAAGATGTCTGGGAAGAAATTTTGGAACAAGAATTTACTAGAATGCCGATTTATACTGGGACAATCGACAATATCGTGGGAACGGTTCATATAAAAGATTTACTTCGTTATGCAAATGACAAAAGCAGTGGCAACCTTTCGATGAAAGAATTTATGAAAGAAGCATATTATGTGCCAATTACAAAATCTCTTGTGGAACTTTTGGAAGAATTTAAGACAAAACAGCTTCATATGGCAATTGTGATTGATGAATATGGTGGAACACAGGGAATTGTAACAATTGAAGATTTGCTTGAAGAAATTGTTGGAGAAATTAGGGATGAATTTGATAAAGAGGAAGAAAGTATTCAAAAAATTCGAGAAAGAATATTCGATGTAAAAGGTGACACGCTTATTGAAGAAATAAACGAAAAACTTGATTTAGATATTCCGTTATCTGAGGAATATGACACAATATCAGGTTATATTCAAGATAAGTTAGGAAAAGTTGCAGATGTCTTTGACCAAATTAAAGAAGATAACTTTGTTATGAAGGTGTTGGACACTGACAATAAAAGAGTGGAAAGAGTCAGAATAGTTATTTTAGAAAAAAAAGAAGAAGAATAG
- the accB gene encoding acetyl-CoA carboxylase biotin carboxyl carrier protein produces the protein MKEKIKFIKELAQSMNENKIETVKYEENNFEVMLSKKRKEKKVVVSAGAVPQNVVSNAAPIQEQSVEVQEEKSSEENEEITGNKITSPMVGTFYSAPSPNTPPFVKEGAKVEKGQTLCIVEAMKLMNEVKSTVSGTVKKILAKDGDAIKKGQTLIIIE, from the coding sequence ATGAAAGAAAAGATTAAATTTATTAAAGAATTAGCACAAAGCATGAATGAAAATAAAATTGAAACAGTAAAATATGAAGAAAATAATTTTGAAGTTATGTTAAGCAAGAAGAGAAAAGAAAAAAAAGTTGTAGTTAGTGCGGGAGCAGTTCCACAAAATGTAGTTTCAAATGCAGCGCCAATACAAGAACAATCTGTGGAAGTGCAAGAAGAAAAATCAAGTGAAGAAAATGAAGAAATCACAGGAAATAAAATTACTTCGCCAATGGTTGGAACTTTTTATTCAGCGCCATCGCCAAATACACCGCCATTTGTAAAAGAGGGAGCAAAAGTTGAAAAAGGTCAGACACTTTGTATTGTAGAAGCCATGAAACTTATGAATGAAGTAAAATCAACAGTTTCAGGAACAGTAAAAAAAATATTGGCAAAAGATGGAGATGCAATTAAAAAAGGTCAAACTTTGATTATAATAGAATAA
- a CDS encoding RnfABCDGE type electron transport complex subunit D: protein MDFKNSYTPYIRVKDDVKIVMLDVILALLPGMLIALLVYGLTAFILIATCVISAVLTEIIFSKIFFNEITSIKNLSAVITGILLAFTLAPYTPFYVAAFGGAMAVIFGKLIFGGIGKNRLNPAIVGREFMTVFFPLTMSSPAIWFGNSLNISELKIFSFINNNDFTNYLDKILLNPTGALGEVSVLALIAGGIYLLLKNRISWHIPTALFSTVFIVSLFVKEAEISIGGLMLAGIFMATDMPTSPTYSWGKFYYGVMIGLTMAIFWKLGIQFEALSYSIIILNIFSKKINKVFRPVVFGYKLNLIKKIFGILRISLLIFVFDVIWTFLHRFELIPYAVFIYIIVTTIKLISSKKII from the coding sequence ATGGATTTTAAAAATAGTTACACGCCTTATATAAGAGTAAAAGATGATGTAAAAATAGTAATGCTTGATGTTATACTTGCTCTTTTGCCAGGAATGTTAATCGCACTTTTAGTTTATGGACTTACAGCATTTATACTCATAGCAACTTGTGTAATATCCGCAGTTTTGACAGAAATAATTTTTTCCAAAATATTTTTTAACGAAATAACTAGCATAAAAAATTTGTCGGCTGTAATTACAGGAATTTTACTGGCATTTACACTAGCGCCTTACACTCCGTTTTATGTAGCTGCATTTGGTGGCGCAATGGCTGTTATTTTTGGAAAACTAATTTTCGGCGGAATTGGAAAAAATAGATTAAATCCCGCTATTGTTGGAAGAGAATTTATGACAGTTTTTTTCCCACTTACAATGTCATCACCTGCGATATGGTTTGGAAATTCCTTAAATATTTCAGAATTAAAAATATTCTCTTTTATAAATAACAACGATTTTACAAATTATTTGGATAAAATCCTGCTAAATCCAACAGGTGCGTTAGGAGAAGTTTCAGTTTTGGCACTTATTGCTGGAGGAATTTATTTGCTTTTAAAAAATAGAATTTCTTGGCATATTCCAACGGCTTTATTTTCCACAGTTTTTATAGTTTCACTTTTTGTAAAAGAAGCTGAGATTTCAATAGGAGGACTTATGCTCGCAGGAATTTTTATGGCTACAGACATGCCGACAAGTCCAACATATTCATGGGGAAAATTTTACTACGGAGTTATGATAGGACTTACAATGGCTATTTTCTGGAAACTTGGGATTCAGTTTGAAGCATTGTCATATTCAATAATTATTTTAAACATTTTTTCAAAAAAGATCAATAAAGTTTTCAGACCAGTTGTTTTTGGTTATAAATTAAATTTAATAAAAAAAATATTTGGAATTTTAAGAATTTCGTTATTAATATTTGTTTTCGATGTAATCTGGACATTTTTACACAGATTTGAATTAATTCCTTATGCTGTATTTATCTATATTATTGTAACAACTATAAAACTTATTAGTTCAAAAAAAATAATCTAA